In the genome of bacterium, one region contains:
- a CDS encoding copper oxidase: PTGTEPRRKVYIFGFVGGLFKVQPLAFGVPTGPPTIVNPQFDITVPANLDALRGKAVIPSPRIDMEIGDELYITLVNLGLYLTTPPILDVHTYHLL; the protein is encoded by the coding sequence CCCGACGGGAACCGAGCCTCGTCGGAAGGTCTACATCTTCGGCTTCGTCGGGGGACTATTCAAGGTTCAGCCGTTGGCGTTCGGGGTACCAACAGGCCCACCTACAATAGTGAACCCCCAATTCGATATCACCGTTCCGGCAAACCTCGACGCGCTCAGAGGCAAAGCGGTAATCCCCTCGCCGAGAATAGACATGGAAATTGGCGACGAACTATACATTACGCTTGTGAACCTCGGTCTATACCTCACGACCCCGCCCATCCTCGACGTCCATACATATCACCTGCTTTAA
- a CDS encoding ferritin has protein sequence MLSKNLEEALNKQVNEELFSAYLYLSMAVYFADKNLMGFYHWLYVQYHEELEHAEKFIHYIIERGGRVKLSQIKEPQFEWKDPVDAFKAVLEHERYITSRINELVDLAEKEKDRATFSMLQWFVNEQVEEEANASEILAKLEMVGDSKNGLLMIDRELAQREDKE, from the coding sequence ATGTTAAGCAAAAACTTAGAGGAAGCACTTAACAAGCAGGTGAATGAGGAACTCTTTTCAGCCTATCTGTACCTTTCCATGGCTGTGTATTTTGCTGATAAGAATCTAATGGGGTTTTACCACTGGTTGTATGTTCAATACCACGAAGAACTGGAACATGCGGAAAAGTTCATTCATTATATAATTGAGAGAGGCGGACGAGTAAAATTATCTCAAATAAAAGAGCCTCAATTTGAATGGAAAGATCCGGTAGATGCCTTCAAAGCAGTATTAGAACATGAAAGATACATTACCAGCAGAATTAATGAGTTGGTGGACCTGGCAGAGAAGGAAAAGGATAGAGCGACTTTTTCAATGTTACAGTGGTTTGTAAATGAGCAGGTAGAAGAGGAAGCCAACGCATCAGAAATTCTTGCTAAACTTGAGATGGTTGGCGATAGTAAAAATGGTTTGCTGATGATTGATAGAGAGCTGGCTCAGAGGGAAGACAAAGAATAA
- a CDS encoding tetratricopeptide repeat protein, translated as MANLNYELAKELHQHGKLVEAKIYFHKALEEDPHSPIILRDFAILLIDLEEYVNAIKYLDQAIQLSEDPFCNYYRGIALYRLGNLEEAEKELLRVKDTLKGAMNVSADLGDLYYDMENFEKAIEFYKEAVEFEPFDPIILNNLALSYFQNEQIDLAIETIKKAIELNPMEAEYYDNLAMMLYEKGEVEECLKELYKATEINPTFSKAHADLSLIYYDLEKYEDAEEEIKKAIELEPENAVYHAILSNIYFKLGKYQEAQRETDTILKLIKPDENSERSN; from the coding sequence ATGGCAAACTTGAATTACGAACTGGCAAAAGAGCTTCATCAGCATGGAAAACTGGTTGAAGCTAAAATTTACTTTCACAAAGCCCTTGAAGAAGATCCGCATTCTCCCATCATTCTAAGAGACTTTGCTATTCTTCTTATAGACCTTGAAGAGTACGTCAATGCAATAAAATACTTAGACCAAGCAATCCAGCTCTCGGAAGATCCATTTTGCAATTATTACAGAGGCATTGCCTTATACAGACTTGGAAATTTAGAAGAAGCCGAAAAAGAATTGCTTCGTGTTAAGGACACCCTTAAAGGGGCAATGAACGTAAGTGCTGACCTTGGAGATCTTTACTACGACATGGAAAATTTTGAAAAGGCGATAGAATTCTATAAAGAGGCTGTGGAATTTGAGCCCTTTGATCCCATTATCCTTAACAATTTGGCTTTAAGTTATTTCCAAAATGAACAAATCGACTTAGCCATAGAAACCATAAAAAAAGCCATTGAATTAAATCCCATGGAAGCTGAATACTATGACAACCTTGCTATGATGCTTTATGAAAAGGGTGAGGTTGAAGAGTGCTTGAAGGAACTTTACAAGGCCACGGAAATTAATCCTACTTTCTCTAAGGCTCATGCTGACCTCAGTTTAATCTATTACGACCTTGAAAAGTACGAAGATGCAGAGGAAGAAATAAAAAAGGCAATCGAATTGGAACCCGAAAACGCGGTATACCACGCAATACTAAGTAATATCTATTTTAAATTGGGAAAATACCAAGAAGCGCAAAGGGAAACAGACACCATCCTAAAACTCATTAAACCTGATGAGAATTCGGAAAGGTCAAATTGA
- a CDS encoding ribonuclease H-like domain-containing protein, producing the protein MRIRKGQIDSLVLEILERTQGERFLEITEVEQGKGFHLIKFIVDIPFSSANYEVDFRSLENHGKTIQKFKMLEELHRSSYKNLAIFDIETGGLSPDGQIFLAGFLIPEKEKAIAVQFIARTLKKEKTLLKWVIEHFEKYKILTFNGTTFDLPFVKRRCELHNLEYIEPKFHLDILLLARYIWKDSYGSKKLSVLENNLMEIYREFDVPSGLLPSLIKLYKNRRDEKYLKIISRHNLYDLITTFKLLFKIRKSLFLNS; encoded by the coding sequence ATGAGAATTCGGAAAGGTCAAATTGATTCGCTTGTCTTAGAAATCTTAGAAAGAACCCAAGGTGAGAGATTTTTAGAAATTACCGAAGTTGAGCAAGGAAAAGGATTTCATCTAATAAAGTTCATAGTCGATATTCCCTTTTCTTCAGCTAATTATGAGGTTGACTTCCGTAGTTTGGAAAATCATGGAAAAACCATACAAAAGTTCAAAATGCTCGAAGAACTACACAGGTCATCTTACAAAAACCTCGCTATTTTTGATATAGAAACGGGCGGCCTTTCTCCCGATGGGCAAATTTTCCTTGCCGGTTTTCTCATTCCCGAAAAGGAAAAGGCGATCGCTGTTCAATTTATTGCAAGGACTTTAAAAAAGGAAAAAACGCTCCTCAAATGGGTTATAGAGCATTTCGAAAAATATAAAATTCTAACCTTTAACGGAACTACTTTTGATCTCCCCTTCGTAAAAAGACGTTGTGAGCTTCACAATCTGGAATACATAGAGCCCAAATTTCACCTCGACATTCTTTTACTCGCAAGGTACATATGGAAAGACTCCTATGGGTCAAAAAAGCTTTCCGTGCTTGAAAATAACCTTATGGAAATCTACAGAGAATTCGATGTCCCATCGGGTCTTTTGCCCTCCCTAATAAAACTTTATAAGAACAGGAGAGACGAAAAATATTTAAAAATCATATCGAGGCATAACCTTTATGATTTGATTACCACCTTTAAACTGCTGTTCAAAATAAGAAAAAGTCTTTTCTTGAATAGCTAA
- the rfbC gene encoding dTDP-4-dehydrorhamnose 3,5-epimerase, giving the protein MENFKFYNLELPGVVLIEPKAFQDHRGYFMEIFKENIYYDILGVHFVQDNLSFSKKGVLRGLHFQKRPSAQAKLVQVVHGEIFDVAVDIRKGSPTFGKWIGVILSSTNRLQLFIPEGFAHGFCALSETATVLYKTSAFYDRENERGIIWNDPEIGIDWPIKDPILSEKDSKLPPLANADIDFYYYEK; this is encoded by the coding sequence ATGGAAAACTTCAAGTTTTATAACTTGGAATTGCCGGGAGTGGTTCTTATTGAACCAAAAGCCTTCCAAGACCACCGTGGGTACTTTATGGAAATCTTCAAGGAAAACATATATTACGATATCCTCGGTGTACATTTCGTGCAAGATAATCTCTCCTTTTCTAAAAAAGGAGTTCTACGGGGGCTCCATTTTCAAAAAAGGCCATCCGCTCAGGCAAAACTCGTCCAAGTGGTTCATGGTGAAATCTTTGATGTAGCAGTGGACATTAGAAAGGGATCTCCAACCTTCGGTAAGTGGATAGGAGTCATTTTATCCAGTACAAATAGATTACAGCTCTTCATACCAGAAGGTTTCGCTCACGGATTTTGCGCTCTTAGTGAAACAGCAACAGTATTATATAAGACCTCCGCTTTTTACGACAGAGAGAACGAAAGAGGTATAATTTGGAATGATCCTGAAATAGGGATAGATTGGCCTATTAAAGACCCAATTCTGTCAGAAAAAGACAGCAAACTACCTCCACTTGCAAATGCGGATATAGACTTTTATTATTACGAAAAATGA
- the rfbD gene encoding dTDP-4-dehydrorhamnose reductase, protein MKFLVFGSKGQLGKELIKNLMERNFEVSGFSHEEIDITDYVKVEETIRVFKPDVIINATAYNKVDKAEEEPEIAFQVNAFAVKNLAELANKYSSILVHFSTDYVFDGKKGAPYTTIDLPNPINTYGKSKLQGEIFVQEIAKRYFLIRVSWVFGFGKTNFPLKLIEMASQNKVIKVATDQVNSPTYTIDSAKGIIELILKGKFGLYHVANSGYCSRYEWAEAILKNWGWEGELLPAKTEDFPSLAKRPLFTALDTSKFTEETGFIMPDWRDAVKRFIKKLREIKNVS, encoded by the coding sequence ATGAAATTCCTTGTCTTTGGCTCAAAGGGACAGCTGGGAAAAGAACTTATAAAAAATCTAATGGAAAGAAACTTTGAGGTTTCTGGATTTTCTCATGAAGAGATCGACATTACCGATTATGTTAAAGTTGAAGAAACCATAAGGGTTTTTAAACCTGACGTAATTATCAATGCCACCGCTTACAACAAGGTAGATAAGGCCGAAGAGGAACCCGAAATAGCCTTCCAAGTAAATGCTTTTGCCGTAAAAAATCTTGCAGAACTTGCTAACAAATATTCTTCAATATTGGTTCATTTCAGCACAGATTACGTTTTTGACGGCAAGAAAGGGGCTCCATATACTACAATAGATCTCCCAAATCCGATAAATACATATGGAAAAAGTAAATTGCAAGGTGAAATCTTTGTTCAAGAGATTGCAAAGAGATACTTTCTCATAAGAGTAAGTTGGGTTTTCGGATTCGGAAAGACAAACTTTCCGCTTAAGTTAATTGAAATGGCGTCGCAAAATAAAGTCATAAAGGTGGCAACAGATCAAGTCAATTCTCCCACATACACCATTGACTCCGCAAAAGGCATCATAGAACTGATTTTAAAAGGTAAATTCGGTTTATACCATGTGGCTAATAGTGGCTATTGTTCAAGGTACGAATGGGCGGAAGCGATTCTCAAAAACTGGGGATGGGAAGGCGAGCTACTTCCTGCAAAGACTGAAGATTTCCCTTCACTTGCAAAAAGACCACTTTTTACAGCACTTGACACTTCAAAGTTTACTGAGGAAACCGGTTTCATCATGCCAGATTGGAGAGATGCTGTCAAACGATTTATAAAAAAACTTCGAGAAATAAAAAATGTTTCATGA
- a CDS encoding polysaccharide biosynthesis protein → MFHDFDTLKIIERENPLFDEERSKYKNSISKEVEKASFMIIGGGGSIGRSVVKELVQLKAKKIHVVDINENNLAELVREIRSSNVNFGGELKTYVLDVGSTEFHHFFMNQSPYDFVLNLSALKHVRSEKDPYTLMRMIRVNILNVELLMELLLQKGIRRFFSVSTDKAVKPASLMGASKRVMELLLISKKDDLHVSSARFVNVAFSEGSLLWSFLKRIEKNQPISVPRKIKRYFITLEESAFLCIFTTLFANSGEIFTMKLEKLKPVTLVDIAVNLLSHYGFEPFFTEDEREAKFRLSELVKAKMWPVYLSPPDTTGEKEIEELYSATEKIDSKRFENLIVVLPEDTQAYTKSSQIIEGLKRLLENKNWSRDDIKNLFQLHLPEFNHIDTGKYLDDRM, encoded by the coding sequence ATGTTTCATGACTTCGATACTTTAAAAATTATTGAAAGAGAGAATCCTCTTTTTGATGAAGAACGATCCAAATATAAAAATTCAATTTCGAAGGAAGTAGAAAAAGCTTCCTTTATGATAATCGGTGGGGGAGGAAGTATTGGCAGGAGCGTGGTAAAAGAGTTAGTTCAATTGAAAGCAAAGAAAATACATGTAGTCGATATAAATGAAAACAACCTTGCTGAGCTTGTAAGGGAAATAAGAAGTTCTAACGTCAATTTTGGGGGAGAACTCAAAACCTACGTTCTCGATGTGGGTTCAACTGAATTTCATCACTTCTTTATGAACCAATCCCCATACGATTTTGTTCTCAACCTTTCTGCGCTAAAACACGTGCGTAGTGAAAAAGATCCATACACGCTTATGAGAATGATAAGAGTAAACATCCTTAATGTCGAACTTCTAATGGAACTTCTGCTTCAAAAAGGTATCAGGCGATTCTTCTCAGTCTCCACCGATAAGGCAGTAAAGCCTGCCAGTTTAATGGGAGCCTCAAAGAGAGTAATGGAACTATTACTTATTTCAAAAAAAGACGATCTACACGTATCATCTGCCCGCTTTGTCAACGTTGCATTCTCCGAAGGAAGCCTTCTGTGGAGTTTCTTGAAAAGGATTGAAAAAAATCAGCCCATTTCTGTCCCCCGCAAAATAAAGAGATATTTTATCACCCTCGAGGAATCTGCTTTCCTGTGCATTTTCACTACACTCTTTGCAAATTCTGGTGAGATTTTTACCATGAAACTGGAAAAACTTAAACCTGTTACTCTCGTTGATATTGCTGTAAATCTCCTCTCCCATTATGGATTTGAACCATTCTTCACAGAAGACGAAAGGGAAGCAAAATTCAGACTTAGTGAATTAGTAAAAGCAAAGATGTGGCCTGTCTACCTATCACCACCAGATACGACGGGAGAAAAGGAAATAGAAGAGCTCTATTCGGCGACTGAAAAGATAGACAGTAAAAGATTTGAAAACCTTATAGTCGTACTTCCGGAAGATACACAAGCGTATACTAAATCATCCCAAATAATTGAAGGGCTGAAAAGGTTGCTGGAGAATAAAAATTGGTCAAGAGACGATATCAAAAATCTTTTTCAACTACATCTGCCTGAATTCAATCACATTGACACTGGAAAATACCTTGACGACAGGATGTAA
- a CDS encoding manganese efflux pump, with the protein MKEILYFLLLILSINLDCFASSVTEGFLIKSRNFRKFFQIGLAFGTVQALFFLVGFLSGKVSATWIASFDHWVAFIILLAIGVHMIIEEFQREKEKEGFSDDFKTLIGVAMAVSIDALAIGLVTSILFKALVMFALLVFLLTFIISFTGVALGARFSRLASKIKYSQAIGGVILILIGLRILLEHLGVI; encoded by the coding sequence ATGAAAGAAATCCTATACTTTTTGCTACTCATTCTTTCTATTAATCTCGATTGTTTTGCATCATCGGTAACGGAAGGTTTCCTTATAAAATCGCGAAATTTTAGAAAATTTTTTCAGATTGGCTTAGCTTTTGGGACTGTCCAAGCTCTATTTTTCCTTGTTGGTTTTTTAAGTGGAAAAGTTTCAGCTACTTGGATTGCTTCCTTTGACCACTGGGTTGCTTTTATAATACTGCTTGCAATAGGTGTTCATATGATAATTGAAGAATTTCAGCGAGAAAAGGAAAAAGAGGGGTTTTCCGACGACTTTAAGACTTTAATTGGCGTAGCTATGGCTGTAAGCATAGATGCTCTTGCAATTGGGCTTGTAACTTCCATTCTCTTCAAGGCTCTTGTCATGTTTGCTTTACTTGTTTTTCTCCTCACCTTTATTATAAGCTTTACGGGGGTTGCACTTGGGGCAAGATTTTCAAGACTTGCAAGTAAAATAAAGTATTCTCAGGCAATAGGAGGAGTTATTTTAATTTTAATTGGCCTAAGGATTCTTCTTGAACACCTTGGTGTTATTTGA